GTTAAAATAGATTCTGAATGACCTGTTGAATATTTTTTTATATGATTAATTGCATCATTAACATCTTCAACTACCTTTATTGAAAGAATTAAATCTAAATATTCTGTTTCCCAATCTTCTTCTATAGCTTTCTTCACATTAATAATATTTAGTACTTTTTCGCATCCTCTAATTTCTACATTTTTATCTTCCAATCTTTTTTTTAATATAGGAAGAATTTCCTCTGCAATATTTTTATGAATCAATACAGTTTCAACGGTATTGCATGTTCCTGGCCTCTGAGTTTTTGAATTAACAATAATTTCAGCAGATTTTTCTATATTAGCACTTTCATCTACATATATATGACAAACACCAACACCTGTTTCTAAAACAGGGACTGTAGAATTTTCTATAACAAATTCAATGAGACCTTTCCCCCCCCTAGGAATAATCAAATCCAAATAATTATTTAATTTAAGCATTTCATACACTAAATCTTTATTTGTATTTTCCAGTAATTCTACTGCATTATCTGGTATCTCAGATTTTTTTAATGCTTCTTTTATAGATTTTACTATAGCCTTATTAGAATTAATTGCATCAGATCCTCCTCTTAACATAATGGAATTCCCTGATTTCAAGGCTAATATTGTTGCTTCTAAGGTTACATTAGGTCTAGATTCATATATTATCCCTATTACTCCTAGAGGAACTCTTATTTTGCTTATTCTCAAACCATCTTCTCTTAAAAAAGAGTCATATATTTCACCAACTGGATCATTTAAGTTCATTACTGTTTTACAAGCATCTATCATTCCATTTATCCTTTTTTCATTTAAAACTAATCTATCTATTAAAGATTTCTTTATTCCTTTTTTTCTAGCATTTTCAATATCTAATATATTCACTTTTAATATACTATCTATATTTTTTTCAATTGTTTTGGATATTTCTAATATTGCATTATTTTTTTGTTTAGCGTTTAAGTTTTTCAAAATTTCAAAACTTTTTTTTAATTTCTTCGCTTTTACAAGTAATTCATTCATTTTATCACCTCAAAATTTATTATTCTTTAAATACGCTTCATATAGTGACTTCATAATCGCTCCCTTTACACTTTTCTGCTCTAATTCATATAATCCTTTAATTGTAACACCTCCAGGTGAAGATACCCTATATTTTAATTGAGATAATTCAATATTTTCTTTTTTTATAAATTCTATAGTTCCTTCAAAAGTTTTTAAAATAATTTCTTTTGCATCTTCTACATTGAATCCAATATTTATTGCTCCTTCAATATAGCTTTCGAGTATATAAGCAGCGAATGCTGGACCACTACTATTTAAAATAGTAAAAGCATCAAATTTTTTTTCATCTATTTCCATAATTTCTCCTAATGGTCTTAGCATAGATATAACCTCTTCCTTTACGTCACTTTTTATTGAATTATTAAATGTTATAGCAGTTATACCTTTTCCTATTTTTGAAATAATAGTTGGCATAATTCTTATTACATTTTTTTTATTAGATTTTTTTAATATTTCATTAAGACTTTTCCCAGCTGCAGTACTAATAATTACTGCATTATCATTATCTATTTTTGATATTTCATTTAATACATCATCCATATCTTTTGGTTTTACAGTTACAAAAATATATTTGGAATTTGAATAAATATCCTCAATATTTTCTCCTATTTTAACTCTACATTTTTTTTCATATTTTTTTATTT
This DNA window, taken from Marinitoga sp. 38H-ov, encodes the following:
- a CDS encoding glutamate-5-semialdehyde dehydrogenase; the encoded protein is MNELLVKAKKLKKSFEILKNLNAKQKNNAILEISKTIEKNIDSILKVNILDIENARKKGIKKSLIDRLVLNEKRINGMIDACKTVMNLNDPVGEIYDSFLREDGLRISKIRVPLGVIGIIYESRPNVTLEATILALKSGNSIMLRGGSDAINSNKAIVKSIKEALKKSEIPDNAVELLENTNKDLVYEMLKLNNYLDLIIPRGGKGLIEFVIENSTVPVLETGVGVCHIYVDESANIEKSAEIIVNSKTQRPGTCNTVETVLIHKNIAEEILPILKKRLEDKNVEIRGCEKVLNIINVKKAIEEDWETEYLDLILSIKVVEDVNDAINHIKKYSTGHSESILTENYFNAMKFINEIDSATVYINASTRFTDGGEFGMGAEMGISTQKIHARGPIGLRELTTYKYVIQGNYNVRD
- the proC gene encoding pyrroline-5-carboxylate reductase; translation: MKLGIIGIGNIGSMLLEILQNEEHDFYIIDKNREKIKKYEKKCRVKIGENIEDIYSNSKYIFVTVKPKDMDDVLNEISKIDNDNAVIISTAAGKSLNEILKKSNKKNVIRIMPTIISKIGKGITAITFNNSIKSDVKEEVISMLRPLGEIMEIDEKKFDAFTILNSSGPAFAAYILESYIEGAINIGFNVEDAKEIILKTFEGTIEFIKKENIELSQLKYRVSSPGGVTIKGLYELEQKSVKGAIMKSLYEAYLKNNKF